TGCTGATGAGCGAGATGCCGCTCGAGATGAGCTGCTTCGCCAAGGGCCTCGCGCACTGGCTCGCCACCGGCCTGCCGCTGATCGTTGCCACGCCGCTGCTCGGCGTGCTGCTCAATCTCGAACCTGAAACCTCATTATTCGTGGCGCTGACGCTGCTCGCCGGCACGCCCGCGCTCACCTTCACCGGCATGATCGGCGCGGCGCTGGCCGTGACCATGCGTCGCGGCGGTCTGCTGCTCGCGGTGCTGGTGCTGCCGCTCTCGATCCCGGTGCTGATCTTCGGCGTCGCGGCCTCCAACGCCGCCATCGCGGAACAGGGCCGGTTCGGCGCACCGTTCTCCATTCTCTGCGCGCTGACGCTCGCGGGCTTCATCATCGGCCCGCTCGCGGCCGCGGCCAGCCTGCGGCAGGGGCTGGACTAGGGGCCGGATTAAATATGATTCAGCCAGCCGCCTTATCGAAGGACCGCATTGCGCGGCTACCGCCGCATCGCTAAAACGCCGCCATGTTCCTCGCCCGGCTCGCCAATCCCTCGCGTTTTATGGCCTTCACCGCCCGCGTCCTGCCATGGCTCGCGGTCGCGACCGTCCTTGTGCTGGCCCTCGGGCTCTACCAGTCATGGACC
The nucleotide sequence above comes from [Pseudomonas] carboxydohydrogena. Encoded proteins:
- the ccmB gene encoding heme exporter protein CcmB, translating into MNAFLALIQRDLRISWRLGGGGLLGVLFFLSVVVLMPFALGPDVPLLKRIGPAVLWLGAMLASLLTLDRLFTADQDDGSLDLLLMSEMPLEMSCFAKGLAHWLATGLPLIVATPLLGVLLNLEPETSLFVALTLLAGTPALTFTGMIGAALAVTMRRGGLLLAVLVLPLSIPVLIFGVAASNAAIAEQGRFGAPFSILCALTLAGFIIGPLAAAASLRQGLD